Proteins encoded by one window of Acidipropionibacterium virtanenii:
- a CDS encoding Txe/YoeB family addiction module toxin, with product MRTPFEGIGKPEPLRFGLQGAWSRRIDHANRLVYVVTDDAIAIVSVRDHY from the coding sequence ATGAGGACGCCGTTCGAGGGCATCGGAAAGCCGGAGCCGTTGCGGTTCGGGTTGCAGGGGGCCTGGTCGCGCCGGATCGACCATGCGAACAGGCTGGTGTACGTGGTGACTGACGATGCGATCGCCATCGTGTCGGTGCGAGATCATTACTGA